In Salmo salar chromosome ssa03, Ssal_v3.1, whole genome shotgun sequence, a single genomic region encodes these proteins:
- the LOC106601371 gene encoding permeability factor 2-like: MSIRMSASLVVVLLALLTITEGMSLRGVGADLRCRCIETESRRIGKLIKKVEMFPPSSHCRDTEIIATLSNSGQEICLDASAPWVKRVIEKMLANNK; encoded by the exons ATGAGCATCAGAATGTCAGCCAGCCTTGTCGTTGTGCTCCTGGCCCTCCTGACCATTACTGAGG GGATGAGTCTGAGAGGCGTGGGAGCTGACCTGCGATGTCGCTGCattgagacagagagcagacgTATTGGTAAACTCATTAAGAAGGTGGAGATGTTCCCTCCCAGCTCCCACTGCAGagacactgagatcat TGCCACTCTGAGCAACAGCGGTCAGGAGATTTGTCTGGATGCCAGCGCTCCTTGGGTCAAGAGGGTCATTGAGAAGATGCTGGCCAA CAACAAATGA
- the mip2a gene encoding Macrophage inflammatory protein 2-alpha precursor (The RefSeq protein has 1 substitution compared to this genomic sequence): MSIRMSASLVVVLLALLTITEGMSLRGVGADLRCRCIETERRRIGKLIKKVEMFPPSSHCRDTEIIATLSNSGQEICLDVSAPWVKRVIEKMLANNK, translated from the exons ATGAGCATCAGAATGTCAGCCAGCCTTGTCGTTGTGCTCCTGGCCCTCCTGACCATTACTGAGG GGATGAGTCTGAGAGGCGTGGGGGCTGACCTGCGATGTCGCTGCattgagacagagagcagacgTATTGGTAAACTCATTAAGAAGGTGGAGATGTTCCCTCCCAGCTCCCACTGCAGagacactgagatcat TGCCACTCTGAGCAACAGCGGTCAGGAGATTTGTCTGGATGTCAGCGCTCCTTGGGTCAAGAGGGTCATTGAGAAGATGCTGGCCAA CAACAAATGA